A stretch of Anaeromyxobacter dehalogenans 2CP-1 DNA encodes these proteins:
- a CDS encoding DHH family phosphoesterase, protein MKVHLPMRQPPDEPQKPRIRPEVRAARMTLYPRGGESPRAKLDRLIQYARSHERALILTHDNPDPDSIAAGVALAYLLEKLAGVEAIVAYGGIVGRAENRALIKVLKLPVVPIARVVFDDYDLICMVDTQPEQGNHSLPARHFPDVVIDHHPERPDSHLAPIADVGGPIGATSTVLAEYFRASGLKVPAGLATALFYGIKADTRDLGRQTTPTDVDAYLWLFPMTDKDALGAIEHPLLPEDYFRLYHTAIERAQVYGEVVICDLGTIYTPDMVAEIAERFMYLEDMKWSLAFAQYEDALFFSVRTTDRRMNAGRLIREVIEARGGSAGGHGTMAGARLPVKGLGAAANRKLREEVVKDFLDAFGVRARKPKKLV, encoded by the coding sequence ATGAAGGTCCACCTTCCCATGCGCCAGCCGCCCGACGAGCCGCAGAAGCCGCGGATCCGCCCGGAGGTCCGCGCCGCCCGGATGACGCTCTATCCCCGCGGCGGTGAATCGCCCCGCGCCAAGCTCGATCGCCTGATCCAGTACGCCCGCTCGCACGAGCGCGCGCTCATCCTCACGCACGACAACCCGGATCCCGACTCCATCGCCGCGGGCGTCGCGCTCGCGTACCTGCTCGAGAAGCTCGCCGGCGTGGAGGCGATCGTCGCCTACGGCGGCATCGTGGGCCGCGCCGAGAACCGCGCGCTCATCAAGGTCCTGAAGCTGCCGGTGGTCCCCATCGCCCGCGTGGTCTTCGACGACTACGACCTCATCTGCATGGTCGACACGCAGCCGGAGCAGGGGAACCACTCGCTCCCGGCCCGCCACTTCCCCGACGTCGTCATCGACCACCACCCGGAGCGGCCCGACTCGCACCTCGCGCCCATCGCCGACGTGGGCGGCCCCATCGGCGCCACCTCCACCGTGCTCGCGGAGTACTTCCGCGCCAGCGGCCTGAAGGTGCCCGCCGGCCTCGCCACCGCGCTGTTCTACGGGATCAAGGCCGACACCCGCGACCTGGGCCGGCAGACCACGCCCACCGACGTGGACGCGTACCTGTGGCTGTTCCCGATGACGGACAAGGACGCGCTCGGCGCCATCGAGCACCCGCTGCTGCCCGAGGACTACTTCCGCCTCTACCACACCGCCATCGAGCGGGCGCAGGTCTACGGCGAGGTGGTGATCTGCGACCTCGGCACCATCTACACGCCGGACATGGTCGCGGAGATCGCCGAGCGCTTCATGTACCTCGAGGACATGAAGTGGTCGCTCGCGTTCGCGCAGTACGAGGACGCGCTCTTCTTCTCGGTCCGCACCACCGACCGGCGCATGAACGCCGGCCGGCTCATCCGCGAGGTCATCGAGGCCCGCGGCGGCTCCGCCGGCGGCCACGGCACCATGGCCGGCGCGCGGCTGCCGGTGAAGGGGCTCGGCGCCGCGGCGAACCGCAAGCTGCGCGAGGAGGTCGTGAAGGACTTCCTCGACGCGTTCGGCGTGCGCGCCCGCAAGCCGAAGAAGC
- a CDS encoding sigma-54-dependent transcriptional regulator, producing the protein MDPTKASILVVDDERNIRRTLRMVLEAEGYAVLEAESAEQGLEVLQSEPVDLGVFDIRLPGMDGLTLLSRARELWRDLPVIMISGHADTSDVVDAVKRGATDFFSKPVDRDRVLVSVRNALSRRDLEGKVQALSARERRFSDDMLGESPAMRKLREDIGKVAPTSGRVLVLGESGTGKELVAAEVHRQSRRADGPFVKVNCAAIPSELIESELFGHEKGSFSGAAARRRGQFEVAHGGTLFLDEIGDMGLSAQAKVLRALQTGEVVRVGSEKAFTVDVRIIAATNKDLEEEVRNGTFREDLFFRLNVVPLTVPPLRDRLDDVPVLAERFFQLATRENGLRPKPVDPAVYDRLRQHRWPGNVRELRNVCERMVIMSGERITAADVPETVGPRAAPPPPPGSADLSRYGEVPLKELRDLVERDYILSRLEEHDWNITQAAQALGVERTNLHKKIKQHGLSRAGRAPPREEVEPDEGGEGNAEG; encoded by the coding sequence ATGGACCCGACCAAGGCGAGCATCCTGGTGGTGGACGACGAGCGGAACATCCGGCGCACGCTGCGGATGGTGCTCGAGGCCGAGGGCTACGCGGTGCTGGAGGCCGAGAGCGCCGAGCAGGGGCTGGAGGTGCTCCAGTCCGAGCCGGTGGACCTCGGCGTCTTCGACATCCGCCTCCCCGGCATGGACGGCCTGACCCTGCTCTCGCGCGCCCGCGAGCTGTGGCGCGACCTGCCGGTCATCATGATCTCCGGCCACGCCGACACGAGCGACGTGGTGGACGCGGTGAAGCGCGGGGCGACCGACTTCTTCTCCAAGCCGGTGGACCGCGACCGCGTCCTCGTCTCGGTGCGCAACGCGCTCTCGCGCCGCGACCTCGAGGGCAAGGTCCAGGCGCTCTCCGCGCGCGAGCGCCGCTTCTCCGACGACATGCTGGGCGAGAGCCCCGCCATGCGGAAGCTGCGGGAGGACATCGGGAAGGTGGCGCCCACCAGCGGCCGCGTGCTGGTCCTGGGCGAGTCCGGCACCGGCAAGGAGCTGGTCGCGGCCGAGGTGCACCGTCAGTCGAGGCGCGCCGACGGGCCGTTCGTGAAGGTGAACTGCGCGGCCATCCCCTCCGAGCTCATCGAGTCGGAGCTGTTCGGCCACGAGAAGGGCAGCTTCTCCGGCGCCGCGGCGCGCCGGCGCGGCCAGTTCGAGGTGGCGCACGGCGGCACGCTGTTCCTCGACGAGATCGGCGACATGGGGCTGTCGGCCCAGGCCAAGGTGCTCCGCGCGCTCCAGACCGGCGAGGTGGTCCGGGTCGGCAGCGAGAAGGCGTTCACGGTGGACGTCCGGATCATCGCCGCGACGAACAAGGACCTGGAGGAGGAGGTGCGGAACGGCACGTTCCGCGAGGACCTGTTCTTCCGCCTCAACGTCGTGCCGCTCACGGTGCCGCCGCTCCGCGACCGGCTCGACGACGTGCCGGTGCTCGCCGAGCGCTTCTTCCAGCTCGCCACCCGCGAGAACGGCCTGCGCCCGAAGCCGGTGGACCCCGCCGTCTACGACCGGCTGAGGCAGCACCGCTGGCCCGGCAACGTCCGCGAGCTCCGCAACGTGTGCGAGCGGATGGTGATCATGAGCGGCGAGCGCATCACCGCCGCCGACGTCCCGGAGACGGTCGGCCCGCGCGCCGCGCCGCCCCCGCCCCCCGGCTCCGCCGACCTGTCCCGCTACGGCGAGGTGCCGCTGAAGGAGCTCCGCGACCTGGTCGAGCGCGACTACATCCTTTCGCGGCTCGAGGAGCACGACTGGAACATCACCCAGGCCGCGCAGGCGCTCGGCGTCGAGCGCACCAACCTCCACAAGAAGATCAAGCAGCACGGGCTCTCTCGCGCCGGCCGCGCGCCGCCGAGGGAGGAGGTCGAGCCCGACGAGGGCGGCGAGGGAAACGCGGAGGGCTGA
- a CDS encoding Fic family protein: MRTRYVDIDDRMEDLADRLRGDPEIVQDFLARYELSWLYHENALEGVVYSSQELATALANAPLADVTFVSALQEIRNHKVALDLVREEAAAKKPKLNLTTVKKLYETLGHGIEGRSVAEYRKDMPLHRAYFHDIAQPAKIQPALQKLLEATEGADFRNAHPIQQACKLHHGFMQVFPFTENSGRVARLLANLVLLHAGYKLPVIVHATDRQRYYESLRLPDTILRDLTMEALDNGLSQAEKYFAEAPRARKAAR; encoded by the coding sequence ATGCGGACCCGATACGTCGACATCGACGATCGCATGGAGGATCTCGCGGACCGTCTCCGCGGCGATCCGGAGATCGTCCAGGACTTCCTCGCGCGGTACGAGCTGTCGTGGCTCTACCACGAGAACGCGCTCGAGGGCGTCGTGTACTCGAGCCAGGAGCTCGCCACCGCGCTCGCCAACGCGCCGCTCGCCGACGTCACGTTCGTGAGCGCGCTCCAGGAGATCCGCAACCACAAGGTGGCGCTCGACCTGGTCCGCGAGGAGGCGGCGGCGAAGAAGCCGAAGCTCAACCTCACCACGGTGAAGAAGCTGTACGAGACGCTCGGCCACGGCATCGAGGGCCGGAGCGTCGCCGAGTACCGCAAGGACATGCCGCTCCACCGCGCGTACTTCCACGACATCGCGCAGCCGGCGAAGATCCAGCCCGCGCTCCAGAAGCTGCTCGAGGCGACCGAGGGCGCCGACTTCCGCAACGCGCACCCCATCCAGCAGGCGTGCAAGCTGCACCACGGCTTCATGCAGGTGTTCCCGTTCACCGAGAACTCCGGCCGCGTGGCGCGCCTGCTCGCGAACCTCGTCCTGCTGCACGCCGGGTACAAGCTGCCGGTCATCGTCCACGCGACCGATCGCCAGCGGTACTACGAGTCGCTGCGGCTGCCCGACACCATCCTGCGCGACCTGACCATGGAGGCGCTCGACAACGGGCTGTCGCAGGCCGAGAAGTACTTCGCCGAGGCGCCGCGGGCCCGGAAGGCCGCCCGCTAG
- a CDS encoding deoxyribonuclease IV: MLLGAHEGIAGGVSTAFARAEADGADCLQIFTRNARGWAAKPLEPDEVKRFQGEARRTRKPVAAHSSYLINSAAADRDLRKKSWDALADELDRCERLGIPGLIFHPGSHENAAQGLELVAEGMQRAIEKVPGKAKLLVETTAGQGSSLGWRFEEIAAIRQAIPGAARRRTGVCVDTCHLFAAGYDLTTEEGYHRTFQELDRVVGLSNVRAFHLNDSKKPLGCRVDRHEHIGQGAMGLDPFRRLVNDPRFAEIPGFVETESRFKENIEVLRGLVRR, from the coding sequence ATGCTCCTGGGAGCACACGAAGGCATCGCCGGTGGGGTCTCGACCGCGTTCGCGCGCGCCGAGGCCGACGGCGCCGACTGCCTGCAGATCTTCACCCGCAACGCCCGCGGCTGGGCGGCGAAGCCGCTCGAGCCCGACGAGGTGAAGCGCTTCCAGGGCGAGGCCCGCCGTACCCGCAAGCCGGTGGCGGCCCACTCCTCCTACCTCATCAACAGCGCCGCGGCCGACCGCGACCTGCGGAAGAAGAGCTGGGACGCGCTCGCCGACGAGCTGGACCGCTGCGAGCGGCTCGGCATCCCGGGGCTGATCTTCCACCCGGGGAGCCACGAGAACGCGGCCCAGGGCCTCGAGCTCGTGGCCGAGGGGATGCAGCGGGCCATCGAGAAGGTCCCCGGCAAGGCGAAGCTCCTCGTCGAGACCACCGCCGGCCAGGGATCGAGCCTGGGCTGGCGGTTCGAGGAGATCGCCGCCATCCGCCAGGCGATCCCCGGCGCGGCCCGCCGCCGCACCGGCGTCTGCGTGGACACCTGCCACCTGTTCGCGGCGGGCTACGATCTCACCACCGAGGAGGGATACCACCGCACCTTCCAGGAGCTCGACCGCGTGGTCGGCCTCTCGAACGTGCGCGCGTTCCACCTCAACGACTCGAAGAAGCCGCTCGGGTGCCGGGTGGACCGGCACGAGCACATCGGGCAGGGCGCGATGGGGCTGGACCCCTTCCGCCGCCTGGTGAACGACCCCCGCTTCGCGGAGATCCCGGGGTTCGTGGAGACCGAGTCGCGATTCAAGGAGAACATCGAGGTCCTCCGCGGCCTCGTACGCCGATGA
- a CDS encoding branched-chain amino acid transaminase — translation MIKADRIWLDGKLVAFEDAKVHVLTHALHYGIGVFEGIRAYEQAGGGSAVFRLREHIQRLFDSARIMLMDLPFAPGDVERACVDVLKANGLKAGYIRPLAFFGTGSMGVGAPNPVQVLVAAWPWGAYLSEEGMAKGIRAKVSSIARLHIGGQMVRAKVSGQYVNSFLATREAALAGYDEAILLDADGYVAEGSGENVFIVKNGVLQTPPLSSPVLDGITRNAVLRLAADLGIPVKEEKFTRDTAYLADELFLTGTAAEVTPVRELDNRRIGKGEPGPVTKRISEAFFKAVGGEDPKHREWLTPY, via the coding sequence ATGATCAAGGCGGACAGGATCTGGCTCGACGGCAAGCTCGTCGCCTTCGAGGACGCGAAGGTCCACGTCCTCACCCACGCGCTCCACTACGGCATCGGCGTGTTCGAGGGCATCCGCGCCTACGAGCAGGCCGGCGGGGGCTCGGCGGTGTTCCGCCTGCGCGAGCACATCCAGCGCCTGTTCGACTCGGCGCGCATCATGCTCATGGACCTCCCGTTCGCGCCCGGCGACGTCGAGCGCGCCTGCGTCGACGTGCTGAAGGCGAACGGCCTGAAGGCCGGCTACATCCGCCCGCTCGCGTTCTTCGGCACCGGCTCCATGGGCGTCGGCGCGCCGAACCCGGTGCAGGTGCTGGTCGCGGCGTGGCCCTGGGGCGCCTACCTCTCCGAGGAGGGCATGGCGAAGGGCATCCGCGCCAAGGTCTCGTCCATCGCCCGGCTCCACATCGGCGGCCAGATGGTGCGCGCCAAGGTGTCCGGCCAGTACGTGAACTCGTTCCTCGCCACCCGGGAGGCGGCGCTCGCCGGCTACGACGAGGCGATCCTGCTCGACGCGGACGGCTACGTGGCCGAGGGCTCGGGCGAGAACGTCTTCATCGTGAAGAACGGCGTGCTGCAGACGCCGCCGCTCTCCTCCCCGGTGCTGGACGGCATCACCCGGAACGCGGTGCTCCGCCTCGCCGCCGACCTGGGCATCCCGGTGAAGGAGGAGAAGTTCACCCGCGACACCGCCTACCTCGCCGACGAGCTGTTCCTCACCGGCACCGCCGCCGAGGTCACCCCGGTCCGCGAGCTCGACAACCGGCGCATCGGCAAGGGCGAGCCCGGGCCGGTGACGAAGCGGATCTCCGAGGCGTTCTTCAAGGCGGTCGGCGGCGAGGATCCGAAGCACCGGGAGTGGCTCACGCCCTACTAG
- the glnE gene encoding bifunctional [glutamate--ammonia ligase]-adenylyl-L-tyrosine phosphorylase/[glutamate--ammonia-ligase] adenylyltransferase has protein sequence MPTSHAIPGLPPLEPRAPESQERLARLERKFPGRIAAVREACACAPDPDLALAGIERYVDGAGALPAEPDLLEALALLCGGSRLVAALLARDPRLLRRAARSPHLLRPRTEADLRRVLSRTARRLDPGDVDGFHRLLRRVRAREVVRIALRDLRRARVKEITGELSALACACVDAAIRFHDRRLRARHGAPSGLAGREFGAGFCAVAMGKLGARELNFSSDIDLIYVYGQDGQTDGPKPLTHFAYYAKLAEHVTEAIAKPTEDGFVFRVDLNLRPDGRSGPIVNSIPAAEYYYQAFGRSWERNALVKARPGAGDLAVGDELLRHLEPFVWRRSLDLDVVAEIQAMKARIDARAGAEGKDDLKLGRGGIREVEFFVSALQLLHGGRDEGRPLRERAVLPALERLLFAGVVPAKDRDELADAYLFLRRAEHRVQMVDGAQTQRLPPPGERTGLARAMGYASEQAFEAVLSDHRERVARHFAGLLGTGAGTAPLDPELALLADADVPADRRAAIATRRGLADPDRAIAAIDSMARRRTPFSQLGDPAAAVSLLADALGTPDPDQALSHLADFAAALRNPDPYFKMLAEHRRIARLLLSLFGTSDFLSKRFLRHPELIDLLLREDQVVLEKPLDELRAGVRERLATVDRSLPLDDLLEHELGELRRFKDEEVLRIAIHDIAGTVDLPSVASQLSDLAESCLEACLALAEDEARAKGVLPPGRLCVIGMGKLGGRELGYHSDLDLIFLYPGGAEPGFERYARLAQRFMSFLQMPLREGRLYQIDTRLRPSGNQGALVIGAEGFVRYHTGEALPGGAARDGAAGAVRSQLWERQALLRARFVAGDRALFDDVSARAIVPAVYGRREDPAALAAEIRRMRERMESELSREASHGKNPKTGRGGLVDVEFAAQFLQLAHGHDHPSIRTPSTPVALRALRAAGLLREAEHEALARGYEFLRHVELRLRIVHDFTIDHLPASGPPLHQLARRLGYYGAEPGTRFLAEYARVTAAVRQAFDDVVR, from the coding sequence ATGCCCACCTCGCACGCGATCCCCGGCCTGCCGCCCCTCGAGCCCCGCGCCCCGGAGTCGCAGGAGCGGCTCGCCCGCCTGGAGCGGAAGTTCCCCGGCCGGATCGCCGCGGTGCGCGAGGCGTGCGCCTGCGCGCCGGATCCGGACCTGGCGCTCGCCGGCATCGAGCGGTACGTGGACGGCGCGGGCGCGCTGCCCGCCGAGCCGGACCTGCTGGAGGCGCTCGCGCTGCTCTGCGGCGGGTCGCGGCTGGTCGCCGCCCTGCTCGCCCGCGACCCGCGCCTGCTCCGGCGCGCCGCCCGCTCGCCGCACCTGCTCCGCCCGCGCACCGAGGCCGACCTGCGCCGCGTGCTCTCCCGGACCGCGCGGCGCCTCGACCCCGGGGACGTGGACGGCTTCCACCGCCTGCTCCGGCGGGTGCGCGCGCGCGAGGTGGTGCGCATCGCGCTCCGCGACCTGCGCCGGGCGCGCGTGAAGGAGATCACCGGGGAGCTGTCGGCGCTCGCCTGCGCCTGCGTGGACGCCGCCATCCGCTTCCACGACCGGCGCCTGCGCGCCCGCCACGGCGCGCCGTCCGGCCTGGCCGGGCGCGAGTTCGGCGCGGGCTTCTGCGCGGTCGCCATGGGCAAGCTCGGCGCGCGCGAGCTCAACTTCTCCTCCGACATCGACCTCATCTACGTGTACGGGCAGGACGGCCAGACCGACGGGCCGAAGCCGCTCACGCACTTCGCCTACTACGCGAAGCTCGCCGAGCACGTCACCGAGGCCATCGCGAAGCCCACCGAGGACGGGTTCGTGTTCCGGGTGGACCTGAACCTCCGGCCGGACGGCCGGAGCGGGCCCATCGTGAACAGCATTCCGGCCGCCGAGTACTACTACCAGGCGTTCGGGCGCTCCTGGGAGCGCAACGCGCTCGTGAAGGCGCGGCCCGGCGCCGGCGATCTCGCGGTGGGCGACGAGCTGCTCCGGCACCTCGAGCCGTTCGTGTGGCGCCGCAGCCTGGACCTCGACGTGGTGGCGGAGATCCAGGCGATGAAGGCGCGCATCGACGCCCGCGCCGGCGCCGAGGGCAAGGACGACCTGAAGCTGGGCCGCGGCGGGATCCGCGAGGTGGAGTTCTTCGTCTCGGCGCTGCAGCTCCTGCACGGCGGGCGCGACGAGGGCCGGCCGCTCCGCGAGCGCGCGGTGCTGCCGGCGCTGGAGCGGCTCCTGTTCGCCGGCGTGGTCCCGGCCAAGGACCGCGACGAGCTCGCCGACGCGTACCTGTTCCTGCGGCGCGCCGAGCACCGCGTCCAGATGGTGGACGGCGCCCAGACCCAGCGCCTGCCCCCGCCCGGCGAGCGGACCGGCCTGGCCCGCGCCATGGGCTACGCGTCCGAGCAGGCGTTCGAGGCGGTGCTCTCGGACCACCGCGAGCGCGTGGCCCGCCACTTCGCCGGCCTGCTCGGCACCGGCGCCGGCACCGCCCCGCTCGATCCCGAGCTGGCGCTGCTCGCCGACGCCGACGTGCCCGCGGACCGCCGCGCCGCCATCGCGACCCGCCGCGGCCTCGCCGACCCGGACCGCGCCATCGCCGCCATCGACTCGATGGCCCGCCGGCGCACGCCGTTCTCGCAGCTCGGCGATCCCGCCGCGGCCGTGTCGCTCCTCGCGGATGCGCTCGGCACGCCCGATCCCGACCAGGCGCTCTCGCACCTCGCCGACTTCGCCGCCGCGCTCCGCAACCCCGACCCGTACTTCAAGATGCTGGCCGAGCACCGCCGCATCGCGCGGCTGCTGCTCTCGCTGTTCGGCACCTCCGACTTCCTGTCCAAGCGCTTCCTGCGCCACCCCGAGCTCATCGACCTGCTGCTCCGGGAGGACCAGGTGGTGCTGGAGAAGCCGCTCGACGAGCTCCGCGCCGGGGTGCGCGAGCGCCTCGCGACGGTGGACCGGTCGCTCCCGCTCGACGACCTGCTGGAGCACGAGCTGGGCGAGCTGCGCCGCTTCAAGGACGAGGAGGTGCTGCGGATCGCCATCCACGACATCGCCGGCACCGTGGACCTGCCCAGCGTCGCGAGCCAGCTCTCGGATCTCGCCGAGTCGTGCCTGGAGGCGTGCCTCGCGCTGGCCGAGGACGAGGCGCGCGCCAAGGGCGTGCTGCCGCCGGGCCGGCTCTGCGTCATCGGCATGGGGAAGCTGGGCGGGCGCGAGCTCGGCTACCACTCCGACCTCGACCTCATCTTCCTCTACCCGGGCGGCGCCGAGCCCGGCTTCGAGCGCTACGCCCGGCTCGCGCAGCGGTTCATGTCCTTCCTGCAGATGCCGCTGCGCGAGGGGCGCCTGTACCAGATCGACACGCGCCTGCGCCCCTCCGGCAACCAGGGCGCGCTGGTGATCGGCGCCGAGGGGTTCGTGCGCTACCACACCGGCGAGGCGCTCCCGGGCGGCGCCGCGCGCGACGGCGCGGCCGGCGCGGTGCGCAGCCAGCTCTGGGAGCGCCAGGCGCTGCTCCGCGCGCGGTTCGTGGCCGGCGACCGCGCGCTGTTCGACGACGTGAGCGCGCGCGCCATCGTGCCGGCGGTCTACGGCCGGCGCGAGGACCCCGCCGCGCTCGCCGCCGAGATCCGGCGCATGCGGGAGCGGATGGAGTCGGAGCTGTCGCGCGAGGCCTCGCACGGGAAGAACCCGAAGACCGGGCGCGGCGGGCTGGTGGACGTGGAGTTCGCGGCGCAGTTCCTCCAGCTCGCGCACGGGCACGACCACCCCTCCATCCGGACCCCCTCGACCCCGGTGGCGCTGCGCGCGCTGCGCGCCGCCGGCCTGCTGCGCGAGGCGGAGCACGAGGCGCTCGCGCGCGGGTACGAGTTCCTGCGCCACGTCGAGCTGCGCCTGCGCATCGTCCACGACTTCACCATCGACCACCTGCCCGCGAGCGGGCCGCCGCTGCACCAGCTCGCGCGGCGGCTCGGCTACTACGGCGCGGAGCCGGGCACGCGGTTCCTGGCGGAGTACGCGCGCGTGACCGCGGCGGTGCGCCAGGCGTTCGACGACGTCGTGCGCTGA
- a CDS encoding patatin-like phospholipase family protein, whose amino-acid sequence MRPVPPEDPLDLHHEAIRPFEEAEAALVRSVVSTPAWLSERDEAALRYALNLARIGRIRAPDGGEVDLEPALAPFREDVRPLVSALLATGGPDRAAATGMVPNLSLRARAFRARAVAAAEGRLAPGALDREVCEKALVLVCGGGGGVAWSYLGAFALLEQYGLVPRLLAGTSMGSVLLLFRARRARWNPDDVDEALSGLSFRTLFRFLQTGNRYGLPAALRLYLRAAIGEFLKGPDGHPLTLGQLAVPLVVAVTGIRNGALPRDPGYYEHLLDLDARAPRPSALTRMFSDVLQAVGELIVQRDRFARIYLGADAETHAFDAIDAVGFSSALPGVIHYDVLRDDERMHRLLGALLEKHDVFRLVDGGLVDNLPARAAWSTVQRGAIGTRNAFVLALEGFAPKLSQPLWFGLEQLAAQNVTRNRPFAHHHRSFQKVLSPVEIVPSREELRHAIHAGKAELHPDMPFVARMVRPFAPLA is encoded by the coding sequence ATGCGCCCCGTCCCGCCCGAAGACCCGCTCGACCTGCACCACGAGGCCATCCGCCCGTTCGAGGAGGCCGAGGCCGCGCTGGTCCGCTCGGTGGTGAGCACGCCCGCGTGGCTGTCCGAGCGAGACGAGGCGGCGCTCCGCTACGCGCTCAACCTGGCGCGGATCGGCCGGATCCGCGCACCGGACGGCGGCGAGGTGGACCTCGAGCCCGCGCTCGCCCCGTTCCGCGAGGACGTGCGCCCGCTCGTCTCGGCCCTGCTCGCGACCGGCGGACCGGATCGCGCCGCCGCGACCGGGATGGTGCCGAACCTGTCGCTGCGCGCCCGCGCGTTCCGGGCGCGGGCCGTGGCGGCGGCGGAGGGGCGCCTCGCGCCCGGCGCGCTCGACCGCGAGGTCTGCGAGAAGGCGCTGGTGCTGGTGTGCGGCGGCGGCGGCGGCGTCGCCTGGTCGTACCTCGGCGCGTTCGCGCTGCTCGAGCAGTACGGCCTCGTGCCGCGGCTGCTGGCCGGCACCAGCATGGGCTCGGTGCTGCTCCTGTTCCGGGCGCGCCGCGCGCGCTGGAACCCGGACGACGTGGACGAGGCGCTGAGCGGGCTCTCCTTCCGCACGCTGTTCCGCTTCCTCCAGACCGGGAACCGCTACGGCCTGCCCGCGGCGCTGCGCCTGTACCTGCGCGCCGCCATCGGCGAGTTCCTGAAGGGCCCGGACGGCCACCCGCTCACGCTCGGGCAGCTCGCGGTGCCGCTGGTGGTGGCGGTCACCGGGATCCGCAACGGCGCCCTGCCGCGCGACCCGGGCTACTACGAGCACCTGCTCGACCTGGACGCCCGCGCGCCGCGGCCGAGCGCGCTCACCCGCATGTTCTCCGACGTGCTGCAGGCGGTGGGCGAGCTCATCGTGCAGCGCGACCGGTTCGCCCGCATCTACCTGGGCGCCGACGCCGAGACGCACGCGTTCGACGCCATCGACGCGGTGGGCTTCTCCTCCGCCCTGCCCGGCGTCATCCACTACGACGTGCTGCGCGACGACGAGCGCATGCACCGCCTGCTCGGCGCCCTGCTCGAGAAGCACGACGTGTTCCGGCTCGTCGACGGCGGCCTGGTGGACAACCTCCCTGCGCGGGCGGCGTGGTCCACGGTGCAGCGCGGCGCCATCGGCACGCGGAACGCGTTCGTGCTCGCGCTGGAGGGCTTCGCGCCCAAGCTCTCCCAGCCGCTCTGGTTCGGGCTGGAGCAGCTCGCCGCGCAGAACGTGACCCGCAACCGGCCGTTCGCCCACCACCACCGGTCGTTCCAGAAGGTGCTCTCGCCGGTCGAGATCGTGCCCTCGCGGGAGGAGCTGCGGCACGCCATCCACGCCGGGAAGGCCGAGCTGCACCCCGACATGCCGTTCGTCGCGCGGATGGTGCGGCCGTTCGCGCCGCTCGCCTGA